Proteins co-encoded in one Fusobacterium perfoetens genomic window:
- a CDS encoding RNA-binding S4 domain-containing protein, with translation MRLDKFLKVSRIIKRRPIAKIVVDGGKAKLNGKIAKSSTEVKVGNILEIEYYDRYFKFEILEVPSGNVSKDKSNDLVKVLESSGINIDLSKEEEILG, from the coding sequence ATGAGATTAGACAAATTTTTAAAAGTAAGTAGAATTATAAAAAGACGTCCAATTGCAAAAATTGTAGTAGACGGGGGAAAAGCTAAATTAAATGGGAAAATAGCTAAATCTAGTACAGAAGTAAAAGTGGGAAATATTTTAGAGATAGAATATTATGATAGATATTTTAAATTTGAAATATTGGAAGTTCCTTCTGGAAATGTTTCAAAAGATAAAAGTAATGATTTAGTAAAAGTCTTAGAAAGTTCTGGTATTAATATTGATTTATCTAAAGAAGAGGAGATTTTGGGTTAA
- the mazG gene encoding nucleoside triphosphate pyrophosphohydrolase: MKEFYKLVETLNILRGENGCPWDRKQTRESLKTPFLEEVYEALDVWEEGGEELCGELGDILLHIIFQGKIAEEKGEFTIEDISQKINEKLIRRHPHIFSDEKIESVTDVQKKWEEIKLQEKEHQNRKSILDGIPKSFPSLLKAEKIQKKVATYGFDWDNPQDVFKKVEEEIEEVKEAINENDKNHIEEEIGDLLFAITNYARHLGISSSEALRKTNEKFEKRFRYVENHCNLESSSLEEMDMFWNEAKKIEKK; encoded by the coding sequence TTGAAGGAATTTTATAAATTAGTTGAAACTTTAAATATATTACGTGGAGAAAATGGTTGTCCTTGGGATAGAAAACAAACTAGAGAAAGTCTTAAAACTCCTTTTTTAGAGGAAGTTTATGAGGCTTTAGATGTTTGGGAAGAGGGTGGAGAAGAACTTTGTGGAGAATTAGGAGATATACTTTTACACATAATTTTTCAAGGAAAAATAGCTGAAGAAAAAGGAGAGTTCACTATTGAAGATATTTCTCAAAAAATAAATGAAAAACTTATAAGACGCCACCCACATATTTTTTCTGATGAAAAGATAGAAAGTGTAACTGATGTTCAAAAAAAATGGGAGGAGATAAAACTTCAAGAAAAAGAACACCAAAACAGAAAATCAATCCTTGATGGTATTCCAAAATCTTTCCCTAGTCTTTTAAAAGCTGAAAAAATTCAAAAAAAAGTGGCAACTTATGGTTTTGATTGGGATAATCCTCAAGATGTTTTCAAAAAAGTGGAAGAAGAGATTGAAGAAGTAAAAGAAGCTATAAATGAAAATGATAAAAATCATATAGAAGAGGAGATTGGAGATCTTTTATTTGCCATAACTAATTATGCTAGACATCTTGGAATTAGTTCTTCAGAAGCTCTTAGAAAAACAAATGAAAAATTTGAAAAAAGATTTAGATATGTAGAAAATCATTGTAATTTAGAAAGTTCTTCACTAGAAGAAATGGATATGTTTTGGAACGAAGCAAAAAAAATTGAGAAAAAATAA